TTCATCAAATCGCTTTTTGATGACCTCTGTCCAGAAGGTCGAGCTTTGATGAAACTGGTCGCGTTTTTGCATGACATCGGCAAAGGAAGAAAAGGCGATCACAGTGAACTGGGCGCTAAAATTTTCAGAGCGTATGCGATGAAGTTAGAGTTTTCAGAACAAGCGATTGAGACGGGAATAACGCTTATTAAGTACCATACCCTGATGAGTAATACGGCGAATCGTGAAGATATTTACGATGAAAGAGTCGTGCTTGCATTTATCTCAAAACTGCAAAGTCCTCAAATCTTGAAGATGCTTTATATCCTTACCTATGCCGATACCAACGCGGTCAACGACAACATTTACACAGGATTTGTCGCCAAATTACTGCGTGAGTTTTACAACTACAGCCTGGATATGTTTGACAAAGAAGAGCTCATCGATGAGACGACAAAACGTCTGCGTAAAGAGAACAGTCTCAAAAAGAGTCCTGAGTTTTTAGCCCTCTCCAAAGCGCTTCAGAAAAAAACGCTCAGCGTGCAGTCGAACTTCTTCTTTCTCAAACAAAAAACCAGTGCGATTGTGCAAATCGTCAAAGAGGCGGAAGAGACACCGATTGACTCGTATCGTTACAAAATCAGCAATGAAGATCACCTCAGCATCAATGTGATTCGCGGTCAAGCCTTTAACATCGGGTATCTTTTGGGAAAACTCACCTATTTGGACCTTGTGCAGATGGACATCTATAAACTTTTCGATGGCAAGAAATACTTCCAAATCGACTTTAACGAGAAGGTCGAGGCGTGTGATATTGAACTGATTTGTGAACTCGTCGACAACTCATTTGATATGAATAAAAAAGTGTCGCTGAAAAAGCCCATCATCCTCAAAGGGGAGATCGAGATCAACTGCGAACACTCCAAATCGTATGCACTGATGCACGTCAACACCAAGAACCAACACGGGCTTATGGCGTACTTTATGAGTGTCTTTGATGAGCATGGTATCGACATTGCAATGGCGAAGATTCAGACCATCAAGAATCGGACGCGAAACCTGCTTTTAATCGAAAAAACAGGGCTTTTATGCGACAATGGAAAAGATATTTTAGACTATTTTTATTAAAAAAAGGTGACGTTTATGTGTGGAATTGTTGGCTATATTGGAACAAAAGAGAAGCGAAATTTTTTAATCAATGGACTCAAAGAGCTCGAATACCGAGGCTATGATTCAGCGGGAATTGCGGTGCTTAAAGAGGGTGAAATCACTGCATTTAAAGCGACCGGAAAACTCTCTAACCTCAGCCATAAAGTGGAGCATTTTAGCTCTTCAGGCTTTGGCGTGGGCATTGGGCACACAAGATGGGCAACGCATGGAAAACCCACCGAAGCGAATGCACACCCACATTGGGGGCAATACTCCTACATCATTCATAACGGCATCATCGAAAACTACAAAGAGATCAAAGACGAACTCTTAAAAGATGGCGTCAAATTTTTAAGCCAAACCGACACCGAAGTTGCCGTGCACCTGTTTGAAAAAAATGTCAAAGAGGTAGGTGATTGCTTTAAAGCATTTGAGAAGACGATTGCTTCGTTGCAGGGTGCGTATGCGATTTTATTGATTACCAAAAAAGAGCCCGATGTGATCTTTTTTGCTAAAAATGCTGTGCCGTTGCTCCTTGGTACCAACGCCGAAGGCGAAGTCTACTTTAGCTCTTCCGATGCGCCGCTTGTCGGACTTGTCAATGAAGTTGTCTACTTGGAAGATGGCGAATACGGTTGGGCAAAAGACAAAGAGATTACCCTTCTGAAAGAGTTTAAGTCCCAACACCTTGATTTTAAAACCTTAACCCACGACAAAATTTCTGCACAAAAAGATGGCTTTCGTTACTTTATGGAAAAAGAGATTTATGAGCAATCATTAGTAGTAGCCGAAACATTGATGGGTCGCATTAAAGACAATTCGGTTGTTTTGGATGAACTCTCCCATCTTGATTTAAGTAGCATTGATGCGATCAAAATCTGTGCCTGTGGGACGAGTTACCATGCTGCACTCAGTGCCTCTTATATGTTTGAAAGGCTTGCGAAAATTCGCTGTAACGTTGAAATTGCCAGTGAATTTCGCTACAAAGAGCCTTTGCTTGATCCAAAAACGCTCTTTATTGTCATCTCCCAAAGCGGCGAAACGGCGGATACGTTGGAAGCACTAAAGATGGCAAAGCAGAGCGGTATGAGCACGCTTGCTATCTGCAATGTCGATAACTCTTCCATCGTACGCACTGCCG
Above is a genomic segment from Sulfurospirillum halorespirans DSM 13726 containing:
- the glmS gene encoding glutamine--fructose-6-phosphate transaminase (isomerizing), translated to MCGIVGYIGTKEKRNFLINGLKELEYRGYDSAGIAVLKEGEITAFKATGKLSNLSHKVEHFSSSGFGVGIGHTRWATHGKPTEANAHPHWGQYSYIIHNGIIENYKEIKDELLKDGVKFLSQTDTEVAVHLFEKNVKEVGDCFKAFEKTIASLQGAYAILLITKKEPDVIFFAKNAVPLLLGTNAEGEVYFSSSDAPLVGLVNEVVYLEDGEYGWAKDKEITLLKEFKSQHLDFKTLTHDKISAQKDGFRYFMEKEIYEQSLVVAETLMGRIKDNSVVLDELSHLDLSSIDAIKICACGTSYHAALSASYMFERLAKIRCNVEIASEFRYKEPLLDPKTLFIVISQSGETADTLEALKMAKQSGMSTLAICNVDNSSIVRTADMTILTRAGIEKGVASTKAFATQVVTLWLLSLFVGEAKGTIEESILQREIAALLHIPLVLKVNESVHEKIRRLSKRYLHGHGFFFIGRDLFYPLALEGALKLKEISYLHAEGYPAGEMKHGPIALADSELFTIALMPKNLLYDKMKSNVEELGARDSTLLIISPEPFELADDFIKTTPQTHMMSEFFEMMIITQLLALEISIRLGNDVDMPRNLAKSVTVE